The following coding sequences are from one Patescibacteria group bacterium window:
- a CDS encoding Ig-like domain-containing protein: MKHSQKTFFAFLALGVIAGAALFAFAHVAQALTVENVGGTLTLGDADLKQTVINVIKWALGLLGLVAVIIMLYGGFLWLTSRGDEKQIDKAKRTLINGAIGIVIILVAWAIVLFVQRFITGSTGTANAASCGPNVGIGFGQYGCNDCVDSAPVGDGEGILVPNPAYCQVPPPADYWQSTSQVPPRPTENVKLCTTPTETFGGLRDEDGDSTPDENNAATGEYTVEPLTDFGGAVSGPGIVGVTNRTISQSAEFMHIGADFARNTVYRVTHNTFSSATGALLTLPAQSWEFKTGEETDQEPPTVDAVLPDNGDTIQCLMPELHVRFSEAMLASSMHVDNVRVVVTPAPPTPVELTSITHWPGMLGFTANFGQALPANSTVTITLDSREDTILQPGSHGGQYLPGLKDACVNALDGDGDTNSEGPPQDNYSWTFTIGNTTQVACDPKITNIESPVFYGNNGADALQSVTISGENFGLNPTVHFTGIGVIANNIGGPTSSCFDANFRPKQNNSEQCILNSNNSTIQTLVPAGHTPSANASLSASSGAVDGSVVVQTGKYSPPSTPIDVQSPHIDWANPPDGKEGTFVTIHGSHFGNNAGTVYFRKADGSSAVSAPIPACAGASGWTDTEIVVQVPAGFAVAELADIQVRNISLPEPRGRSNLFRFTINNVEHPGLCFIDPVCHASSGQELVATGEGFGSDINQLQGLYNAFGDAGKNFVSPGVVRFSAPDTLPNNSYNFAVRVGTRVTNPRSYRIPCDPPPQVVESASCSATQVPSPNPRPNSTDMCRNSIIQAEFNVDMNVGTLIAANMQVQDCGANPTFDGSSCANIAGDVTAPSDRIIQFAPDAALLGNHWYQVTIGRGVQNVGLANMNQDYVWHFRVRDSAENCTAQMVTVQPSNWPMLTGDSNNFQAQAMLNNCNLLDTDANFSWATSNVVLTNNVIPLGPGGSFGRITIQPPTPGETDLTAVLTAQADGKQGQAIVTVRRGACETNADCTAGGTMCAGSICQEVSPGNKRCTPSITSMTNTGPAGNLVTIDGCYFGAYKGSGTVRFDVNETVDPSAVEGNFAMCGPGAWTDTQITVAHEPKDAVTGSVWKAQVQPDGAGVNPSPWFTGYTVAGLCQTNTGAMVPVPADGVPQLCGISPSIAKASQQITYTGARFNPSNGDPTNDSRVFFQQTAAGVPPWTPAQSSGTFSTTMGTGVVAGNAVYSPGRTVVGKPVTGAPGLYCLSNHKDFTLRCDTNAECASGCCSGNQCAPNLNACTDSLVDSVDPDSGTLSCRNASFTITFTPDMQGSTLTTANIKLRLSPGGAEIPTDLHIMGSKVVRLNPKTPIARNSVVEVIIRGSQIGVLSVDGKFMGGDWIAGPVQVAADATICTVNRVAVVRYFNTPITEDLFGCSGNNCSGDIDGANGNQHGYFAVALSTGGEILTAESQVWTEADTGGTPGQTNTYTGGLDAGLCRGAATGPDQVYCATALNVANGTENLTVQVTAANNAGTGTATFPIRSFMCANPWPAPPNYPFRDSIFNFETSFCRDSLPDYTLQPVNTGNAIDPDILQEYLFTVQKTGAGTGDALGIRVYLNQNHLSPEKWYKLKQGVAPSGGATTIDGFPAIREGRTVYVGAPNLFSNQYYPNIYVISHTDNASSETVQIFENILKNFRLALFADATEKVALQRDMVRFHNYWDIVYALEDRRLKQGSYPKLETGSYLKGISTTHWPSWNQAFTQELGISPPKDPQDTWNPGILNTRCPASSGYEQTTCWSESLKRFQFPNEPANNPPLSKGILYSYPNTALYGTVEAVQHPWGQFTLTRNFTGATVPTDDPCSSFTGSRCNGFNVKIPMTLFAAIVNATVVSQSDTTAPTVSITSPTAGGVSGMVSFIAQAQDNAAGTGIENVTFTLQGPDTISRVETVPFAPGRYRLIVNTQGLTNGPYQLTVRAFDRAGNPSTTAQRSYTVSNTSSTPDNQAPSLSFTQPSTAGAVLAKNVANTVAAFADDQLAGGSGIAAVTFYLSRSSSFSVSGPQANELLGQSPGTACGGAACPLFYTGSVTIPQSTLATYTNGSKTLRAVARDVAGNTRTVDLLVNIETTATNDARPIITAFTPNGSTALPLGVPSTIQIQASDDHALAGLSVSVVTGSEPYTNVDIPNDSIAFNPTPPTLSATHAFTWTPTTVGVYSFTFQANDFVPQVAAFSILVSVEDLNTPPVISMNQPGNGTTVQSATLVPIRATISDANSNLSTLAVRIDDLTTPAASFDYPNLTNYYNTSSTSTWNLNIPDWTPAAAHNYRIRITAQDANSAQGQVETNITVNASAPVQCGPVSYGISCMSGVQQCCDFSGCNNTVFCAPMSGSCGNPACS, encoded by the coding sequence ATGAAACACAGCCAAAAAACTTTCTTCGCTTTCCTTGCGCTTGGCGTCATAGCCGGAGCGGCGCTGTTTGCGTTTGCACATGTCGCCCAAGCCCTTACGGTTGAGAATGTTGGCGGCACCCTCACTTTGGGTGACGCAGATTTGAAGCAAACAGTCATCAACGTCATCAAGTGGGCGTTGGGGCTCTTGGGTCTTGTGGCGGTCATCATCATGCTCTACGGCGGGTTCCTGTGGCTCACGTCACGGGGTGATGAAAAGCAAATTGATAAAGCCAAGCGCACGCTCATCAACGGTGCCATTGGCATTGTCATCATTCTCGTTGCCTGGGCAATTGTGCTCTTCGTCCAGCGGTTCATTACGGGGTCAACGGGCACGGCGAACGCAGCATCGTGTGGTCCAAATGTGGGTATAGGGTTTGGCCAATATGGTTGTAATGACTGCGTGGATAGCGCCCCCGTTGGGGATGGTGAGGGAATTCTTGTACCGAATCCAGCTTACTGTCAGGTACCTCCACCAGCAGATTACTGGCAATCAACGAGTCAAGTACCACCAAGGCCAACCGAAAATGTGAAATTATGTACTACCCCCACAGAGACATTTGGCGGATTACGGGATGAGGATGGTGATTCCACACCCGATGAAAACAATGCAGCAACTGGTGAATATACCGTCGAGCCACTCACGGATTTTGGTGGTGCGGTATCCGGGCCAGGAATTGTGGGTGTGACGAACAGGACGATAAGTCAATCTGCGGAGTTTATGCATATCGGTGCGGATTTCGCGAGAAACACTGTGTATCGTGTTACGCACAATACTTTTTCAAGCGCGACCGGAGCATTGCTTACTTTACCTGCCCAAAGTTGGGAGTTTAAAACAGGTGAAGAAACAGACCAAGAGCCACCCACTGTGGATGCGGTATTGCCAGATAATGGCGATACCATTCAATGCCTCATGCCAGAACTACATGTTCGATTTAGTGAGGCCATGCTTGCATCCTCAATGCATGTCGACAATGTGCGTGTAGTAGTAACCCCAGCACCACCAACACCCGTAGAACTAACTTCAATAACCCATTGGCCTGGGATGCTTGGTTTTACAGCAAATTTTGGCCAAGCACTCCCGGCAAACTCTACAGTAACGATTACATTAGATTCTCGTGAGGACACAATATTACAACCCGGGTCGCACGGTGGGCAGTATCTACCCGGATTGAAAGACGCGTGCGTGAACGCGCTAGATGGTGATGGCGATACTAACTCTGAGGGTCCGCCACAAGACAACTACTCCTGGACATTTACAATTGGAAATACAACGCAAGTAGCCTGTGATCCAAAGATTACGAATATCGAATCACCAGTATTCTACGGAAATAATGGTGCAGATGCACTACAATCTGTAACCATTTCAGGTGAAAATTTTGGCCTCAACCCCACTGTTCATTTTACGGGGATTGGAGTTATTGCAAATAACATAGGTGGTCCCACGAGCAGTTGTTTTGATGCGAATTTCAGACCCAAGCAGAATAATTCGGAACAGTGCATTCTCAATTCGAATAACAGCACGATACAGACACTCGTCCCGGCGGGACATACACCATCAGCCAATGCAAGTCTCTCAGCATCCAGTGGTGCGGTTGATGGATCTGTGGTGGTGCAGACGGGGAAGTACAGTCCTCCTTCAACTCCCATCGATGTGCAAAGCCCACATATAGACTGGGCGAATCCACCTGATGGCAAGGAAGGAACATTTGTAACGATCCACGGTTCACATTTCGGTAATAATGCAGGAACAGTGTATTTCCGCAAAGCTGATGGCTCAAGCGCGGTGAGCGCACCAATTCCAGCTTGTGCGGGAGCTAGTGGATGGACCGACACCGAGATAGTTGTACAGGTACCCGCAGGATTTGCTGTTGCCGAATTGGCCGATATTCAGGTTCGAAACATTTCTCTTCCTGAACCACGTGGTCGAAGTAATTTGTTCCGCTTTACAATTAACAATGTTGAGCATCCAGGCCTATGTTTTATTGATCCCGTATGTCACGCGTCTAGCGGACAGGAACTTGTAGCCACAGGAGAAGGATTTGGCAGCGATATAAATCAATTGCAAGGTTTGTACAATGCATTTGGCGATGCTGGTAAGAACTTTGTCTCCCCTGGTGTTGTGCGATTCAGTGCACCCGATACGCTGCCTAACAATTCGTATAATTTTGCGGTTCGGGTTGGGACCAGGGTAACCAACCCACGCTCCTACCGCATCCCGTGCGACCCGCCGCCGCAGGTGGTGGAGAGCGCGTCGTGCAGTGCCACCCAGGTGCCGTCACCCAACCCCCGGCCAAACAGCACGGACATGTGCCGCAACAGCATTATCCAGGCGGAGTTTAATGTGGATATGAATGTTGGCACATTGATTGCAGCAAACATGCAGGTGCAGGACTGCGGTGCAAACCCCACCTTTGACGGTTCATCGTGTGCCAATATTGCTGGAGATGTTACTGCACCATCGGACCGTATTATTCAATTTGCACCAGACGCGGCTTTACTTGGGAATCACTGGTACCAGGTAACTATAGGGCGTGGTGTGCAAAATGTGGGGCTAGCGAACATGAACCAAGATTACGTCTGGCACTTCCGCGTGCGAGATAGTGCGGAAAACTGTACAGCGCAAATGGTCACGGTGCAACCAAGCAATTGGCCGATGCTTACGGGTGATTCAAATAATTTTCAAGCTCAGGCAATGCTGAATAACTGCAATCTCTTGGATACAGATGCGAATTTTTCTTGGGCGACTTCGAATGTAGTTTTGACTAACAACGTCATTCCATTAGGCCCAGGTGGGAGTTTTGGGAGAATTACCATTCAACCGCCAACACCTGGTGAAACCGATCTCACTGCCGTGCTTACAGCACAAGCAGACGGAAAGCAAGGCCAAGCCATTGTGACGGTGCGACGCGGGGCGTGTGAAACCAACGCTGACTGTACAGCCGGCGGAACCATGTGTGCAGGTTCCATCTGCCAAGAAGTCTCACCGGGGAACAAGCGGTGTACGCCTTCCATTACGAGCATGACGAACACCGGACCAGCAGGAAATTTGGTGACTATTGATGGTTGCTACTTTGGGGCGTACAAGGGGAGTGGTACGGTTCGGTTTGATGTGAATGAAACTGTTGATCCTTCAGCCGTGGAAGGAAACTTTGCCATGTGCGGCCCTGGTGCGTGGACTGATACCCAGATCACTGTAGCGCATGAACCAAAGGACGCTGTGACAGGCTCAGTTTGGAAAGCCCAAGTGCAACCCGACGGCGCTGGCGTGAACCCAAGTCCATGGTTTACGGGGTACACCGTGGCAGGCTTGTGCCAGACGAACACTGGCGCGATGGTACCGGTTCCTGCAGATGGCGTCCCCCAGCTGTGCGGCATTTCACCAAGTATTGCCAAGGCAAGTCAGCAAATTACATATACTGGCGCTCGTTTTAACCCATCAAATGGCGATCCAACAAATGATAGCCGGGTGTTCTTCCAGCAAACGGCTGCTGGTGTGCCTCCTTGGACGCCAGCACAAAGCAGTGGGACTTTTTCAACGACGATGGGCACAGGGGTAGTAGCAGGTAATGCGGTTTACTCGCCTGGTCGTACTGTTGTTGGAAAACCTGTTACTGGGGCACCCGGACTGTACTGCCTTTCCAACCATAAAGATTTCACGCTTCGGTGTGACACCAATGCTGAGTGTGCGAGCGGGTGCTGCAGTGGGAACCAGTGCGCGCCGAATTTGAATGCTTGCACGGATAGCTTAGTTGATTCCGTTGATCCTGATAGTGGCACGCTTTCTTGCCGCAACGCGTCTTTCACCATTACCTTTACTCCAGACATGCAGGGGAGCACGCTCACTACAGCAAACATCAAGCTCCGGCTGTCACCTGGGGGTGCAGAGATTCCCACAGATTTGCACATCATGGGGAGTAAGGTCGTCAGACTGAATCCCAAAACACCTATAGCAAGGAATAGTGTTGTAGAAGTTATCATTCGTGGTTCGCAAATTGGCGTACTGTCTGTTGATGGAAAATTTATGGGGGGTGACTGGATTGCTGGGCCAGTGCAAGTTGCTGCTGATGCAACAATTTGCACAGTCAACCGGGTGGCAGTGGTTCGGTACTTCAATACGCCAATTACTGAAGACCTCTTTGGCTGCAGTGGGAATAATTGTAGCGGTGATATTGATGGTGCAAATGGAAATCAGCATGGGTACTTTGCTGTTGCCCTAAGCACTGGAGGTGAAATACTCACTGCAGAATCTCAAGTGTGGACGGAAGCAGATACCGGTGGTACTCCAGGGCAAACGAACACCTACACTGGTGGTTTGGATGCAGGGTTATGTAGGGGGGCTGCAACTGGTCCAGATCAGGTGTACTGTGCAACCGCTCTGAACGTAGCTAATGGTACGGAAAATTTGACCGTGCAGGTTACAGCCGCGAATAACGCCGGAACTGGCACAGCAACTTTTCCTATCCGTTCCTTCATGTGCGCTAACCCCTGGCCAGCACCACCGAACTACCCCTTCCGGGATTCGATATTCAATTTTGAAACATCTTTCTGCCGGGACAGCTTACCGGACTACACGCTCCAACCCGTGAATACCGGCAATGCGATCGACCCTGACATTTTGCAAGAGTACTTATTTACGGTCCAGAAGACTGGTGCGGGGACTGGCGATGCGCTTGGCATTCGGGTATACCTCAACCAAAACCACCTGTCGCCAGAGAAGTGGTACAAGCTGAAGCAGGGGGTCGCTCCTTCAGGTGGCGCAACCACCATTGATGGTTTCCCGGCGATTCGGGAAGGCCGCACCGTGTACGTCGGTGCTCCAAATTTGTTTAGCAATCAATACTACCCAAATATCTACGTCATTTCGCATACGGACAATGCGTCCAGTGAAACCGTGCAGATTTTTGAGAACATTCTGAAAAATTTTCGCTTAGCACTTTTCGCAGATGCAACGGAGAAAGTTGCTTTGCAACGGGATATGGTTCGTTTCCATAATTACTGGGATATTGTCTACGCGCTGGAAGATCGGCGTCTGAAGCAGGGGAGTTACCCCAAGTTAGAAACTGGGTCGTACCTCAAAGGTATTTCCACGACCCATTGGCCATCGTGGAATCAGGCATTCACCCAAGAGTTGGGTATATCACCACCCAAAGATCCACAAGATACCTGGAATCCGGGGATTCTAAACACGCGCTGTCCTGCTTCAAGTGGTTACGAGCAAACGACCTGCTGGAGCGAATCACTCAAGCGATTCCAGTTTCCCAACGAGCCGGCGAATAATCCACCGCTGTCCAAGGGGATTCTCTACTCGTACCCAAACACAGCGCTTTACGGAACCGTGGAAGCGGTGCAGCACCCCTGGGGGCAATTTACCCTCACGCGAAATTTTACGGGAGCCACTGTGCCTACCGATGATCCATGTAGTTCTTTCACCGGTTCACGTTGCAATGGGTTCAACGTCAAAATCCCAATGACATTATTTGCAGCCATTGTGAATGCGACTGTTGTATCGCAATCTGATACAACCGCTCCAACGGTGAGCATAACGTCACCAACCGCTGGTGGCGTCTCGGGCATGGTGTCCTTCATTGCGCAAGCGCAAGACAATGCAGCTGGAACCGGGATTGAAAATGTGACCTTCACCTTGCAAGGCCCAGATACCATTAGCCGTGTTGAAACCGTACCATTTGCACCTGGTCGGTACCGCTTGATTGTGAATACGCAGGGACTCACCAATGGGCCTTACCAGCTGACGGTCAGAGCGTTTGACCGGGCCGGGAATCCTTCCACCACTGCGCAGCGGTCATACACCGTGTCCAATACCAGCAGTACCCCAGACAACCAAGCGCCGAGCCTGAGTTTCACGCAGCCAAGTACAGCTGGAGCAGTCCTGGCAAAGAACGTAGCGAACACTGTAGCCGCTTTTGCCGATGATCAGCTCGCTGGAGGTTCTGGGATTGCTGCCGTCACCTTCTACCTTTCCCGTTCGTCCTCTTTCTCAGTCTCAGGGCCGCAAGCCAATGAACTACTTGGGCAGTCCCCAGGCACTGCCTGCGGCGGCGCGGCGTGCCCGCTGTTCTACACCGGCAGCGTGACCATTCCGCAGTCCACTTTGGCAACGTACACCAATGGGTCAAAAACCCTGCGGGCAGTAGCGCGGGATGTGGCCGGGAATACCCGCACGGTCGATCTGCTGGTGAATATTGAGACTACTGCAACGAATGACGCGCGGCCGATTATTACGGCGTTTACCCCAAATGGGAGCACGGCGCTGCCGCTGGGAGTACCCTCGACCATTCAGATCCAAGCGTCCGATGATCACGCCCTGGCTGGGTTGAGCGTTTCCGTGGTCACAGGATCGGAACCGTATACGAACGTCGATATTCCAAACGACTCTATTGCGTTCAACCCCACGCCCCCAACGCTGTCTGCCACCCATGCCTTTACCTGGACGCCAACGACAGTGGGGGTCTACTCTTTCACCTTTCAAGCAAATGACTTCGTTCCACAAGTTGCAGCGTTTAGCATCCTCGTCAGCGTGGAAGATCTTAATACTCCACCAGTCATCAGTATGAACCAACCGGGAAATGGTACGACAGTCCAGAGTGCAACGTTAGTGCCAATTCGTGCCACAATTTCTGACGCAAATAGTAACCTGAGTACCCTTGCAGTGCGAATTGATGATCTCACAACGCCTGCAGCTTCATTTGACTATCCTAATTTGACGAATTACTACAATACCTCCAGTACGAGCACGTGGAATCTCAATATTCCAGATTGGACACCCGCTGCAGCGCACAACTACCGCATACGGATTACTGCACAAGATGCCAATAGTGCCCAGGGACAAGTTGAGACGAATATTACCGTCAACGCGTCAGCGCCGGTACAGTGTGGTCCAGTCAGTTACGGAATTTCCTGTATGAGTGGCGTGCAGCAGTGCTGTGATTTCTCTGGTTGTAACAATACCGTTTTTTGCGCACCAATGTCTGGAAGCTGCGGCAACCCTGCCTGCTCGTAG
- the ybeY gene encoding rRNA maturation RNase YbeY: MEFRVVNLSGQRLLQPRCNGVRVTWKALFHKTQGIQGAWSGISVALVVCTGQKMARLNKQYRGKPTATDVLAFPDSTVDSAGNVRKGSGDICICPTALRRRNPKANLAELLAHRFVHSLLHLHGFLHESDAAAARMEARTQLILHAYGRHH, encoded by the coding sequence ATGGAGTTCCGCGTGGTCAATCTGAGTGGCCAACGGCTGCTCCAACCACGCTGCAACGGTGTGCGCGTGACCTGGAAAGCGCTTTTCCACAAGACCCAAGGCATCCAAGGCGCCTGGTCAGGGATCAGTGTGGCCTTGGTGGTGTGCACCGGCCAAAAAATGGCCAGGCTCAATAAGCAGTACCGTGGGAAGCCAACGGCAACGGACGTTTTGGCCTTTCCGGATTCCACGGTGGATTCTGCCGGTAACGTGCGGAAGGGGAGTGGTGATATCTGCATATGTCCAACCGCCTTGCGACGCCGAAACCCGAAAGCAAATCTCGCTGAACTCCTTGCTCACCGGTTTGTGCACTCCCTCCTCCATCTCCATGGGTTTCTCCACGAAAGCGATGCTGCCGCCGCACGGATGGAAGCGCGCACCCAACTGATTTTACACGCATATGGTCGCCATCACTAG
- a CDS encoding diacylglycerol kinase family protein yields MVAITSQSMKNSVRYARRGIVHAYKTQQSLRVQVVTAAVVIIGMLVLRVSTRDAVILIFLIAAVLTLELINTVVEHLTDMVSPRLQAAAQVVKDTMAGAVLLVSLVAAVVGIIVLWPYLSHALSLS; encoded by the coding sequence ATGGTCGCCATCACTAGCCAGAGTATGAAGAACAGCGTGCGCTACGCCCGACGGGGGATAGTCCATGCCTATAAAACCCAGCAGAGCCTCCGCGTCCAAGTGGTTACGGCAGCCGTGGTCATTATTGGCATGCTGGTTTTACGCGTTTCTACGCGCGATGCAGTCATTCTGATTTTTCTCATTGCCGCTGTCCTTACCTTAGAGCTCATCAATACCGTGGTTGAGCACCTCACCGACATGGTCAGCCCACGTCTGCAGGCAGCTGCGCAGGTCGTCAAAGACACAATGGCTGGCGCAGTCCTCCTCGTTTCCCTGGTGGCCGCGGTCGTGGGAATCATTGTCCTGTGGCCATACCTTAGCCACGCCCTGAGCTTGTCCTAG
- the ftsA gene encoding cell division protein FtsA, producing MPHAPTLVGLDLGSTTVRVVVGSVLEAGQGIQVLGVGEHVADGISKGAITSIEDAISSISGALEQAERMTGIPITHAYVGINGTHITSQEAHGVVAVAKADGEIKEADVERVIEAAQTMAVPSNTEILHVIPRTFTVDNQKGVKDPIGMSGIRLEVDAQIIQGLQAQVKNLTKCIYRTGVEIDDMVMGVLAASEAVLTKRQKEIGVCLVNLGASTTSVIVFEEGDVLHTAILPVGAGHVTNDIAIGLRTSIDVAEQVKLEYGTATPEEVSKRDEINLAEVDSKETGVVSRKHVAEIIEARTSEIFSMVEKELQKVDRSGLLPAGIVLVGGGAKLLGIVDIAKREFRLPAAVGTPLNLMTAIDKVQDPQYAAAVGLVAWGAALNQSSGNHSSKFSTVNDVIGKLRGWVKHLTS from the coding sequence ATGCCCCATGCACCCACCCTTGTCGGACTCGATCTCGGGTCCACGACTGTCCGTGTCGTGGTCGGCTCCGTTTTGGAAGCTGGCCAAGGTATTCAGGTACTTGGGGTAGGTGAGCATGTGGCCGACGGTATTAGTAAGGGCGCAATCACCAGTATTGAGGATGCCATTTCTTCTATTTCCGGCGCGCTAGAGCAGGCTGAGCGTATGACTGGCATTCCCATAACCCACGCCTACGTTGGTATCAACGGGACGCACATCACCAGCCAGGAAGCGCATGGGGTTGTTGCGGTAGCGAAGGCTGATGGCGAAATTAAAGAAGCAGATGTGGAGCGGGTGATTGAAGCCGCGCAAACTATGGCAGTTCCTTCGAATACGGAAATATTGCACGTCATTCCACGCACGTTCACCGTGGATAATCAAAAAGGGGTAAAAGACCCCATTGGCATGTCTGGGATTCGCTTGGAGGTGGACGCGCAGATTATTCAAGGCCTGCAAGCGCAAGTGAAGAACTTGACGAAGTGCATTTACCGCACTGGGGTGGAAATTGATGATATGGTGATGGGCGTTCTCGCGGCATCTGAAGCTGTTCTGACGAAGCGCCAGAAGGAAATTGGGGTGTGCTTGGTGAACCTCGGTGCTTCCACCACCAGCGTCATTGTCTTTGAGGAGGGCGATGTTTTGCACACGGCAATACTCCCCGTGGGTGCTGGGCACGTGACGAATGACATTGCTATTGGCCTGCGAACCTCCATTGATGTGGCTGAGCAGGTGAAACTGGAATACGGGACGGCTACTCCAGAAGAAGTGAGTAAGCGTGATGAAATAAATCTCGCAGAAGTGGATAGCAAAGAAACAGGCGTTGTGTCCCGCAAGCACGTGGCAGAGATCATTGAGGCGCGAACCTCAGAAATTTTCAGCATGGTAGAGAAAGAATTGCAGAAGGTTGATCGCTCTGGGTTGCTTCCAGCCGGGATTGTACTGGTGGGTGGAGGCGCAAAACTATTGGGTATTGTGGACATTGCAAAACGGGAGTTTCGCTTGCCAGCCGCCGTCGGCACCCCGTTGAATCTCATGACGGCTATTGATAAAGTGCAAGACCCGCAGTACGCTGCAGCGGTAGGGTTGGTTGCTTGGGGAGCTGCGCTCAACCAATCGTCAGGCAACCATTCATCGAAGTTCTCCACGGTCAATGATGTCATTGGGAAGCTCCGTGGTTGGGTGAAGCACCTCACCTCCTAA
- the ftsZ gene encoding cell division protein FtsZ, producing MARSAMEIKPDIETFAKIKVVGVGGSGGSAVDRMIASKIRGVEFLVVNTDAQALHHSKAQTKIHIGKTVTRGLGAGMDPELGRKAAEESQDELHDALKGADMVFITCGLGGGTGTGASPVVAEIAQDVGALTVAVVTKPFAFEGAQRKDIGESGLQELSDRVDTLITIPNDRLLQIIDKKTSLLDAFGTVDDVLRQGVQGISELITIPGLINVDFADVKSIMEDAGSALMGIGKGSGDNRAVDAAKAAIDSPLLELSIDGAKGILFTVTGGSDLSMFEVNEAARIITASIDPNAKVIFGTVIDEALKGEVRITVIATGFGKGATPRPMGKKITPQGLTPMEPSPRTTPRPAPEPVKPTPPPARPTPRPMPEPATPPKAAEEDLEIPAFIRRKMM from the coding sequence ATGGCCAGAAGCGCTATGGAAATTAAACCGGATATCGAAACCTTCGCCAAAATTAAAGTGGTGGGCGTGGGTGGTTCTGGCGGATCCGCCGTTGACCGCATGATTGCCTCCAAGATTCGGGGGGTGGAATTTTTGGTCGTGAACACCGATGCACAGGCGCTCCACCACTCGAAGGCGCAGACCAAAATTCACATTGGGAAAACGGTCACCCGGGGCTTAGGCGCCGGTATGGATCCAGAGCTTGGCCGGAAGGCTGCCGAAGAGAGCCAGGACGAGCTCCACGATGCGTTGAAGGGCGCAGATATGGTTTTCATCACCTGCGGCCTGGGTGGCGGCACTGGCACGGGCGCCTCACCGGTTGTTGCAGAAATTGCGCAGGACGTGGGAGCGCTTACCGTTGCCGTCGTCACCAAGCCGTTTGCTTTTGAAGGTGCGCAGCGGAAAGACATTGGCGAATCTGGCTTGCAAGAGTTGAGCGATCGGGTTGATACTCTCATTACCATCCCGAATGACCGGCTTCTGCAAATCATCGACAAGAAAACTTCGCTCCTCGACGCATTTGGCACGGTTGATGACGTCCTTCGTCAAGGTGTCCAGGGGATTTCTGAGCTCATCACCATTCCTGGACTTATTAATGTGGACTTTGCAGACGTCAAATCCATCATGGAAGATGCGGGATCCGCGCTCATGGGTATTGGGAAAGGGAGTGGGGATAATCGAGCTGTTGATGCGGCAAAAGCGGCCATTGATAGTCCTTTGCTGGAGCTCAGTATTGACGGAGCCAAGGGTATTCTCTTCACGGTCACGGGTGGGTCTGACCTGAGCATGTTTGAGGTGAACGAAGCTGCCCGGATTATCACTGCCTCCATTGATCCAAATGCGAAAGTCATCTTTGGTACGGTGATTGACGAAGCCTTGAAAGGTGAAGTCCGCATTACCGTCATTGCCACAGGTTTTGGGAAGGGCGCGACGCCCCGGCCAATGGGAAAAAAGATTACCCCCCAGGGTCTCACCCCCATGGAACCATCTCCCAGAACGACGCCCCGGCCCGCACCTGAGCCAGTGAAACCCACACCGCCACCAGCACGGCCAACCCCCCGACCAATGCCCGAACCAGCCACGCCACCCAAGGCGGCGGAAGAGGATCTGGAAATCCCCGCGTTTATTCGCCGGAAAATGATGTAA
- the nrdR gene encoding transcriptional regulator NrdR: protein MKCPACHKLDTRVMDSRLIEDGLAIRRRRECPRCSFRFSTVEETEILNLSVIKRDGRHEPYSREKLEVGIRRSFQKLPQTQDEFKRLINQIERDIQTSGRTEIKSSAIGEIVMKHLKRASHVAYIRFASVYRSFTDVATFQDELNGLLRPVRQRKLPTRSGSRRRTVVRRNRK from the coding sequence ATGAAATGCCCTGCCTGCCATAAGTTGGATACGCGCGTTATGGACTCCCGCCTCATTGAAGACGGGCTGGCCATTCGGCGACGCCGGGAATGCCCGCGGTGCAGCTTCCGCTTCTCCACGGTGGAGGAAACGGAAATTTTGAACCTCAGCGTCATCAAGCGGGACGGCCGGCACGAGCCGTATAGCCGGGAAAAGCTAGAAGTGGGGATTCGGCGGTCATTCCAGAAGCTGCCCCAGACCCAGGATGAGTTCAAGCGGCTCATCAACCAGATTGAACGGGACATCCAAACCTCGGGTCGTACGGAAATCAAGAGTTCAGCCATTGGAGAAATTGTCATGAAGCACCTGAAGCGGGCCAGCCACGTGGCCTACATCCGCTTCGCCTCGGTCTACCGCTCCTTCACCGACGTGGCTACCTTCCAAGACGAACTGAACGGTTTACTGCGGCCAGTGCGGCAGCGAAAACTTCCAACCCGCAGTGGGTCTCGCCGCCGAACAGTCGTGCGTCGAAATCGAAAATAA